From Streptomyces sp. NBC_00683, one genomic window encodes:
- a CDS encoding ABC-2 family transporter protein, producing MTRLLRLLWLNIARQFLTWSGSWWFAVALAAGQILPPLIGLAVWRTVFPDSSRVSTYYLAVLFIVASTASFENHTFSQGIYKGTLAGELVKPQPAVLLPLGENIAIRAWITLITLPVVALVASVLTVSFDAGALLVAAPLWLGAGFLRFLFMWCLALTAFWTERVHAITAFGTTLLYMLGGNAIPVDLLPSFWSALARGLPFYSIIGLPADAAAGESGQRLLMGAIVQVGWLLVMGAISLVLWRRGLNRYAAVGG from the coding sequence ATGACCCGGCTGCTCAGGCTCTTATGGCTGAACATCGCACGCCAATTCCTGACCTGGTCGGGATCGTGGTGGTTCGCTGTCGCCCTGGCTGCCGGACAGATCCTTCCGCCACTCATCGGACTGGCGGTGTGGCGAACCGTTTTCCCGGACTCCAGCCGCGTTTCCACGTATTATCTGGCGGTCCTTTTCATCGTCGCCTCCACCGCGTCCTTCGAGAATCACACCTTCTCGCAGGGCATTTACAAGGGCACTCTGGCGGGCGAACTGGTCAAACCCCAGCCGGCCGTTCTGCTGCCGTTGGGGGAGAACATCGCGATCCGGGCCTGGATCACTCTGATCACCCTGCCGGTCGTCGCGCTGGTTGCCTCGGTGCTGACGGTGTCCTTCGACGCGGGTGCGCTGCTGGTGGCCGCACCACTGTGGCTGGGAGCCGGATTCCTGCGGTTCCTCTTCATGTGGTGCCTCGCACTGACCGCCTTCTGGACCGAGCGGGTGCATGCCATCACGGCGTTCGGTACCACCCTGCTCTACATGCTCGGGGGGAACGCGATTCCGGTCGATCTACTTCCGTCCTTCTGGAGCGCCCTGGCCCGAGGGCTTCCGTTCTATTCGATCATCGGCCTGCCTGCCGACGCTGCTGCGGGGGAGTCGGGCCAACGTCTGCTGATGGGGGCGATCGTGCAGGTGGGCTGGCTGCTGGTGATGGGCGCCATTTCGCTGGTGCTGTGGCGGCGAGGTCTGAACAGGTACGCGGCGGTCGGCGGCTGA